One genomic segment of Gemmatimonadales bacterium includes these proteins:
- a CDS encoding LON peptidase substrate-binding domain-containing protein: MPSRLPLFPLEVVLFPGTPLPLHIFEPRYRTMLTDCLAADERFGLLPPSRDGGTPRSGTVGCIARIRASHQLPDGRSNIVVVGERRFLLRQTLAAETPYLIGLVDTFEDLAGPDVPEEALTALREVATSYLAAMDLLGGSSEHSPWAEQAEPLSFQVAAAVDFEFEVKRRLLELRTASERIALLLELLPPLAAEAAVRARVHSRAQTNGKGGPHPDIAIAQ; the protein is encoded by the coding sequence ATGCCATCCCGGCTCCCGCTCTTCCCGCTCGAAGTGGTGCTGTTCCCCGGGACCCCGCTCCCGCTCCACATCTTTGAGCCCAGGTACCGTACCATGCTCACCGACTGCCTCGCAGCCGACGAGCGGTTCGGGCTCCTCCCCCCCTCGCGCGATGGTGGCACTCCCCGGTCCGGCACCGTCGGGTGCATCGCCCGCATCCGCGCGTCGCACCAGCTTCCCGACGGCCGCAGCAATATTGTCGTGGTGGGCGAGCGGCGGTTCCTCCTCCGGCAGACGCTCGCCGCGGAGACGCCCTACCTGATCGGTCTCGTGGACACCTTCGAGGATCTCGCCGGGCCGGACGTGCCCGAGGAAGCGCTGACCGCGCTCCGGGAAGTGGCGACGAGCTACCTCGCCGCGATGGATCTGCTCGGGGGAAGCAGCGAGCACTCCCCGTGGGCGGAGCAAGCCGAGCCGCTCTCCTTCCAGGTGGCGGCCGCGGTGGATTTCGAGTTCGAGGTGAAGCGGAGGCTGCTGGAGTTGCGCACCGCCTCCGAGCGGATCGCCCTGCTGCTGGAACTCCTGCCGCCCCTGGCCGCCGAGGCCGCGGTTCGCGCCAGGGTCCACTCCCGCGCCCAGACCAACGGGAAGGGCGGGCCTCACCCCGACATCGCCATCGCGCAGTGA
- a CDS encoding RNA polymerase sigma factor RpoD/SigA — protein sequence MAHGSATKPKALFRAVPTGAFDQYLHDIQKLPMISDPAEEKRLARLAQDGDAKAAERLVTANLRFVISYVKKYQGHGLDLSELVAIGNEGLLKAVRKFDPDHGVKFISYAVWWVRQAVLKALAEQTRSVRIPLNQNSALIKMSRAESFLAQEMGREPTDREVATALNETVENVRLARRMSSGEMSLDAPVERTDRGSSTFGDRFQGSGSADIEEQTDARLTREFIDRLFDQYLTPRERKILYLYYGLEEGSDALTLERIGELLGVTRERIRQIRERAFEKLRQAPDVKGLNGMWGAA from the coding sequence ATGGCTCACGGTAGTGCCACCAAGCCCAAAGCCCTCTTTCGCGCCGTACCGACCGGGGCATTCGACCAATACCTCCACGACATCCAGAAGCTCCCCATGATTTCGGACCCCGCCGAAGAGAAGCGCCTTGCGCGGCTGGCCCAGGATGGGGACGCCAAGGCGGCCGAACGCCTGGTGACCGCCAACCTCCGGTTCGTGATCTCCTACGTGAAGAAGTACCAGGGGCACGGGCTCGATCTCTCGGAGCTGGTCGCCATCGGCAACGAGGGGTTGCTGAAGGCGGTGCGGAAGTTCGACCCCGATCACGGCGTCAAGTTCATCTCCTACGCGGTCTGGTGGGTGCGTCAGGCCGTGCTCAAGGCTCTTGCTGAACAGACCCGCAGCGTCCGTATTCCCCTCAATCAGAATTCTGCCCTCATCAAGATGTCGCGTGCGGAGAGCTTCCTGGCGCAGGAAATGGGTCGGGAGCCGACGGACCGGGAAGTGGCCACCGCCCTGAACGAAACGGTGGAGAATGTGCGGCTGGCGCGACGGATGAGTTCTGGAGAGATGTCACTCGACGCCCCCGTGGAGCGGACGGACCGGGGCTCGAGCACCTTCGGCGACCGGTTCCAGGGTTCGGGAAGCGCCGATATCGAGGAGCAGACCGATGCCCGGCTCACCCGCGAGTTTATCGACCGCCTCTTCGATCAGTACCTCACCCCCCGCGAACGCAAGATCCTCTATCTCTACTACGGACTCGAGGAAGGCTCCGACGCCCTCACCCTGGAGCGCATCGGCGAGCTGCTCGGCGTCACCCGCGAGCGGATTCGCCAGATCCGCGAGCGCGCGTTCGAGAAGCTCCGCCAGGCTCCGGACGTCAAGGGCCTGAACGGCATGTGGGGCGCCGCCTAG